The Desulfobaccales bacterium DNA window TATCCCATCGGCGCCATCGTCACCGGCAAGGTGGTGAGCCTCACCGATTACGGCGCCTTCGTGGAGCTGGAGCCGGGGGTGGAGGGCCTCATTCATATCTCCGAGATGTCCTGGACCCGCAAGATCCGGCACCCCTCCCAGATCCTCAGCGCCGGGGACGTGGTGGAGGTGAAGATCCTGGAGGTGGAGCCCCAGCGCAAGCGCATCTCCCTGAGCCTGCGCCAGGTGGAGCCCAACCCCTGGGAGGTCATCGGGGAAAAATATCCGGTGGGTTCTGTCATTGAAGGCAAGATCAAGAACATCACCGACTTCGGCATCTTCATCGGCATTGACGAGGGCATTGACGGCCTGGTGCACATCTCCGACATCTCCTGGACCAAGCGCTTCAAGCACCCGTCGGAGATCTTCAAGAAGGGCCAGACGGTGCAGGCCAAGGTGCTGGCCATCGACAAGGAAAACGAGCGCTTCTCCCTGAGCATCAAGGAGCTGAACCCCAATCCCTGGGAGACCATCGACCAGCGCTACCCTGTGGGCGCGGTGGTTTCCGGTCCCATCACCAACATCACCGACTTCGGGCTGTTTGTGGAGATTGAGGAGGGGATCGAGGGCCTGGTGCACATCTCGGAATACAGCCGGGACAAGGAAAAGACCGCCTCCCTGAAGGTGGGGGACGTCATTCGGGCCAAGGTCATCCACTGTTCGCCCCAGGAGCGGCGGATCGGCCTCTCCATCCGCCGGCTGGAGACCGAAGAGGAGCAGCGCACCTACCGGGATTACCTCAAGGGCTCCCAGGAGGCCACCACCAGTCTGGGGGACCTGCTCCGGGAATCCCTGGGCGAAAGCGAATCCCGCAAAAACGGCCCCAAATAACCGGCCTGCCGGGGCAGTTGGGACTCAAGTTTGCCCTAAGTCCGCTCCGATAAAGAGACAGGGTGCCATGAAGGGCGCCGCCACGCAGTGGGGGCGCCCCTCTGCCGTAAGGCCGGACCCCGGGAGGGAGCCGAATCAGCCCTCTTTCCGGGGGGACCTGGACCCTGAGCCGCGAAAGGTGATGACACGATCATGAGACGCCACCCCATCCTCACCTCCTTTCTCATCCTGGCCTTCATTCTTTTCTTCTTCGTGGGCCTGTCGGCCCTGACCCTGAAATGGGCCGGGAAGGAAAGCCTCTTTGCCAAGGCCCCCAAGGTGGGGGTGGTGGAGGTGAGCGGCCTCATCACCCAGTCCCAGCCCACCCTGAAAGAGCTGCGCCGCTTCCAGGAGGATGACCGCATCAAGGCCATCCTGGTGCGCATCAATTCCCCGGGCGGGGCGGTGGGCCCCTCCCAGGAGATCATGCGGGAGATCCTCAAGGTCCGGAAGAAAAAGAAGGTGGTGGCCTCGCTGGAGTCCCTGGCGGCCTCGGGGGGCTACTATGTGGCCTGTGCGGCGGACGTCATCATGGCCAACCCCGGCACCGCGGTGGGGTCCATCGGCGTCATCATGAAGCTGGCCAACGTGGAGCAGCTCACCAAAAAGCTGGGGGTGGACTTTTACTCCCTCAAGGCCGGCGAGCTCAAGGACCTGGGTTCCCCTTTCAGGCCCATGACCCCTGAGGAGCGAGAGGCCCTGCAAAGCCTCCTGGACAACATCCACCAGCAGTTCATCCAGGACGTGGCCCAAAACCGCAAAATCCCTCTGGAAAAGATGACCACCCTGGCCACCGGCACGGTCTTCACCGGCGAACAGGCCAAAAAGCTGGGGCTTATCGATGAGCTGGGGAACTTTGAAGACGCCCTGGAGCTGGCCGGCCGCCTGGGCGGCATCACCGGCAAGGTGGAGGCGGCCTACCCCCCTAAGAAGCGCCCCTCGCTGCTCAGCCTGATCATGGGGGGCGATACCGAAAACCATCTGCACGCCCTGGCGGAATTCCTCTCCCCCTACCCGGAGCCGGCCTTCCTGCCGCCGTGGTTCCGCTAACAGGTCAGGACGCCAAGACGCCGCGCCGCGAACAAAAAACCCGGGGAAACGGCTGGTCCCCGGGTTTTTTTGTTTTTTGCGGACTCCGTCAGGGTGCAGGCAGACCGCTCAAGTCACCGTCAGCTGCCCTGCCATGGATTTCCTCCCATAGGTTCCAGCCTGTGTAGCGCTCCTTGACCTTGGGGCAGGAAAAGGAAGCGGTGCCTGGAGACCCATTTCCCCTTTGCTTTCGGCCAATCCCCAGTCTCCCCGCGTCCGCCTCAGGCGAACATGCTCACATCGCCCTGCCCCGCCCGAATGACTTCCGGCACGTCGTCGATGAGGGAGATGACGCTGGAGGGCCGGGGCGGGATGATGCCGGCATCGATGACCAGGTCCAGGTGGCCCTTGAACATCTCCGCCACCGCGTAGGGGTCGCTTTCCGCCAGGCTGCCCGCCAGGTTGGCCCCGGTGGAGATGATGGGGTGCCCCAGCATGCTCACCAGGGCCAGGCAGATGGGGTGGTTGGGCACCCGGATGCCCACGGTGTTGCGCCGGGTCTGAAGGATCTTGGGGACCTGCCGGGAGGCCTCCAGGATGAAGGTGTAGGGGCCCGGCAGCAGGCGCTTCATGGTCTTGTAGGCGTAATTGCCCACCCGGGCGTATTCACTGATGTTCTTGAGATCGGAACAGATGAAGCTGAAGGGTTTGTTCACCGGCCGGCGCTTGATCTGGTAGAGCCGGGAAATGCCCTTGAGATTGTAGAGGTCGCACCCCAGGGCGTAGCCGGTGTCGGTGGGGTAGCCGATGAGGCCGCCGGCCAGCAGGGTGTCCACCACCTGCCGGAGCAGCCGTTCCTGGGGATTGTCGGGATTGATCTTGATGATGGGGGGGAGCTTCGCCTTCATGGCCCTGCCCTCCGAAGTGATGAAGGTGGGAAACAGCACCCGGGAAAGCCGCCCGGTCCCTCCCTTTCCGAGGGGAGTTGGGTTTCTTTTCCCAGAAGGTCAAAGACCCTGCTCTCAGTTTATGGGGGAGAGGGGGCAAAAGGCCACTGCCCCTGGTCCCCTCTTACTCAAGCCAGGTGCTTTGGCCTGCCTTGCAGAAAGGGCCCATTCCTCCCAAGCCCTCAGCGACTCCGCTTTTTCGGCCGGGCCGGGGCTTTGCGTCTCTCCGGGGCCGCGGCCGCCGGTGCCGGCGCTTTCACCGCCATCATGCCCTGGACCTGGTCCTTATGCCATTTGGGGTCCCACCACTCCAGGGGATCCACAAACTCCCCGTGCACCATGACCGAATAATGCAGGTGGTCCCCGCCGGCCAGACCCGTGGCGCCGGTGAGCCCCAGCCTGGCCCCTCTCTCCACCCGCTCGCCCGCCTTGACGTCCAAGCGGCTCAGGTGGCTGTACATGGAAAAGATGCCCAGGCCGTGGTCCAGGACCACGGTGTTGCCGTAGATCCCCAGGGGCTCCGCCAGGACCACCACCCCCGTGGCGGTGGCAGGCACCGGGCTGCGCTCCAGGGAGGCCAGGTCCTCCCCCAAATGGGTCTGATGATCCACCGCTTTGCCCTGGTATATGTAGGTGCGCTTGTCGCCGAAGCGGGCCATGGGCTTGCCCAGGTAGCGCTGAAAGGCCCCGGACCACAGCGCCTGAGGCTGGCTTTTTTGGCACAGACTTCTCAGTTTTTCATGATTGGCCCGGCGCATCTCCCGGTTCACCGTGAGGAAGGCCTGGAGGGGATCGGGATGTTGCACCTGGAAGGTGGCGGCCACCTGGCGCAGGAAGTTCTCTGAGAGATTCATGTTGTCATGGCGCCACTTGCGGGGCTTCAGGGTGAGGGGCACCGGCCGTTTCACCTCCTCCCCCACCCCGGGGCGGGCCACCAGCTCCACGCTGAAGGGCACCGTGGGCTCCAGGGGGATGGGGAAGAAAGCCACATATTCCCCCTTTTCTCCCTGGGGCAGGGGATAGCCAGGGGAGAGGCGGCCGTTCACCCGGACGCCGCTTTCCGCCACCTCTTTGTTGAGGCGATATCTCATCACCCCGGTGCCGCCGAAATGCAGCAGATGATTGACCCCCTCAAAGGCAAGGTGCACGGGCACCAGGTCGATGACCACCTCCCGGCTCCAGGTGGCGCTGCGGCCCTGAAAGAACCCCCGCCAGGAGCGGTCCCGCACCGTGGCCGTCAAGGTGGCCTTGCCCTCCGAGAAGCCGAGCTCGGGGGGCGCCACCTGCACGGGAATCTCCGTCTCTTTGCCGGGCTCCCCGCCGGGCGGGAAGGTCTGGGTCAGGACCACCTTTTCCTGCCCTCCCTGGGTCAGGGTGACCCGCACCTCCTTCAGCCCGCTGGAGGCATCGGCCGCCTTCAGGGTGACGGTGGTGCGGCGGCCCAGCACTGTGAGCCCCTCGGGGCCCTGAAGGACCGGATCCTCCCAGTCCAGGGCTGCAAACCCCCACCACAGGAGCAGCCCCAGCCCGGCCAGGGGTATGAGCCAGAGGACATACCCCGCCTTCTTACTCACGGACCATTTGCGCCAGCTTTTTCTCATGGAAGTGACAGAAAGGGGGGAGCAGAACTGTTGTGGCCTCCCCCGCCCTCATGGTAGCAAAGGTTCCTGGAACTGGCAAGCCCGGATGCCAGCGGCATGCCCGCAGGTCATGGATGGCGCTCAGGGAATAACCGAGATGTAAATGATTTTTTTAATCATTTCTGGTAAAAATATCGTAAAGTAAAAAAATTATTGCTTCGGGTGAGAGAGTTCCCCGAGGTGGCAGCGGTCCGGGCTTTGCATTGTTAAACTAATAACCCTAGGTTTATCAGCCGTCCCCTGAAGGGAGGAAGGCCCGTGGCCCGAGAGCAGACCGAAGTCACCCTGGCCCTGGGCGGCCTGCACTGCGCCGCCTGTGTCGCCCGGGTGGGCAAGGCCTTAAGTGAGGTCCCTGGGGTGGAAAAGGCCCAGGTCAATCTGGCCACCCGCCAGGCCAAGGTGGTCTACGACCCCCGGCAAGCGTCGTTGGAGGACCTGAAACGGGCGGTCATTGACGCCGGTTACCAGGTGGAGCAGGTCTTCCGGGGGCCTGCCCGGGCCCCGGCGGTGCCGGAAGCGGAGCTCCGCACCTTCCGGCTGCGCTTCCTCACCGCCCTGGGGCTCAGCCTGCCGGTGATGGCCGCGTCCATGTTTCCTGGCTTGCCGGCGGCTCTGGGCCTCTCCCCGGGACAGAACCATCTTTTGCAATTCGTCTTTACCACCCCCGTCCTTTTTGCCTGCGGCTGGCCCTTCTTCCAGGGGGCCCTGAAGGCGGCCCGGCATCTGGCCGCCAACATGGACAGCCTGGTGGCCCTGGGCACCACCGCGGCGTATCTCTACTCCCTCTGGGTCACGTTCTTTCCGGGGCAGGTGACGGCCCTGGGTCAGGAAGCGGTGGTCTATTTCGACACCACGGTGATGATCATCACCGTCATCCTGCTAGGCCGCTGGCTGGAGGCCCTCTCCCGGGGGCGGGCCGGCGAGGCCATCCGGCGGCTCTTTGCCTTGGCGCCGCCCCGGGCCACCGTGCTCCGGGATGGCCAGGAGGTGCAGGTGCCGTTGGAGGAGGTGGCGGTGGGGGAGCTGGTGGTGGTGCGCCCCGGGGAGCGCCTGCCGGTGGACGGCGTGGTGGTGGAGGGCACCAGCAGCGTGGATGAGTCCATGCTCACCGGGGAGAGCCTGCCGGTGACCAAGGAGCCCGGCGCCGAGGTCTGGGGGGCCACCCTCAATCAGCAGGGCCACCTCGTCTACCGGGCCACCCGGGTGGGGCAGGAGACGGTCCTGGCCCAGATCATCCGCCTGGTGAGCGAAGCC harbors:
- a CDS encoding M23 family metallopeptidase, which translates into the protein MSKKAGYVLWLIPLAGLGLLLWWGFAALDWEDPVLQGPEGLTVLGRRTTVTLKAADASSGLKEVRVTLTQGGQEKVVLTQTFPPGGEPGKETEIPVQVAPPELGFSEGKATLTATVRDRSWRGFFQGRSATWSREVVIDLVPVHLAFEGVNHLLHFGGTGVMRYRLNKEVAESGVRVNGRLSPGYPLPQGEKGEYVAFFPIPLEPTVPFSVELVARPGVGEEVKRPVPLTLKPRKWRHDNMNLSENFLRQVAATFQVQHPDPLQAFLTVNREMRRANHEKLRSLCQKSQPQALWSGAFQRYLGKPMARFGDKRTYIYQGKAVDHQTHLGEDLASLERSPVPATATGVVVLAEPLGIYGNTVVLDHGLGIFSMYSHLSRLDVKAGERVERGARLGLTGATGLAGGDHLHYSVMVHGEFVDPLEWWDPKWHKDQVQGMMAVKAPAPAAAAPERRKAPARPKKRSR
- a CDS encoding L-threonylcarbamoyladenylate synthase, encoding MKAKLPPIIKINPDNPQERLLRQVVDTLLAGGLIGYPTDTGYALGCDLYNLKGISRLYQIKRRPVNKPFSFICSDLKNISEYARVGNYAYKTMKRLLPGPYTFILEASRQVPKILQTRRNTVGIRVPNHPICLALVSMLGHPIISTGANLAGSLAESDPYAVAEMFKGHLDLVIDAGIIPPRPSSVISLIDDVPEVIRAGQGDVSMFA
- the sppA gene encoding signal peptide peptidase SppA, giving the protein MRRHPILTSFLILAFILFFFVGLSALTLKWAGKESLFAKAPKVGVVEVSGLITQSQPTLKELRRFQEDDRIKAILVRINSPGGAVGPSQEIMREILKVRKKKKVVASLESLAASGGYYVACAADVIMANPGTAVGSIGVIMKLANVEQLTKKLGVDFYSLKAGELKDLGSPFRPMTPEEREALQSLLDNIHQQFIQDVAQNRKIPLEKMTTLATGTVFTGEQAKKLGLIDELGNFEDALELAGRLGGITGKVEAAYPPKKRPSLLSLIMGGDTENHLHALAEFLSPYPEPAFLPPWFR